The following DNA comes from Nicotiana sylvestris chromosome 10, ASM39365v2, whole genome shotgun sequence.
AGAGTACATGTAATTATCTTATTTCGGCCCCTGATTGTAGGATTGTTCAAAACCGAATCGAAACCGttaaccgaaccaaaccgaaacgATGACCATGGTATCGAACTATCGGGGTAATGGATGATGAATGGATTGAGATTTTATAATTAACCGCTTAAGGGTTTGGGGATGGATTACTCAATTTTCTTATCGGGTAAActgttaacccgttaagaatttttatatttatacttttacccctatgtatataaagtACTATTGAAACCCTAAATggctaaatccctaatttctattttCTAATTCTCAATTGTCTGCCGCCACCAGAGGTAAAGAAGTCGCCAGTCTCATCTCTCTCTTGAACTGAGAACTGAGAAGTCCAAAAATCGAAATCTGAATGATTAATACGTGTATGTCTGTATGAGTAGTCTTGATGGTATTAAAAATTTGGTTAATCCGTATATGACAGTATGAGTAGTTATGaagactcttcaattcaaaaatACCGTTTGGTTAGATCTTAGATGGTATTAAAAATTTGGAATTGATTTGAAACTGTTTGGCATTGATTGAATGATTATTCAAAAAAATTCTATTTGGTTTAATCGATAAGCCGCTCAATAATTGTTAATCCGATATCAATACTTTATTATCTTATTGGATGACTAGCGGATTACTATATTTATAACCCAAATAACCATTAAGCCGAACCGTTAAGTGTAATTATTTGTCCGATAAGTACCCCTATCTGCAAATATTTTATACTGTCCATTTATAAAACTTAAACTCATCTACTCCTATCAATTATTGCATTTAAAGCAGGTTGCAGACTGAATGTACACTACTTTTTCTTGTTATACTTTTTCGAGTCCAAAGTGTCAGAAGGTGAAacttttttgaagaaaaaatgcACAAAGTTAAAATAAAAGTGTTTTATATTGGCTGGTGGAGTTAAAAAGAGGTTTTTGGCCTTTCTTGGTCCATCAAATTTTTTGTCCTTGTTCAGGGGAATTAAGTAGTAAGCAAAAACTATACTACAATGTGTGTAGGACAAGCTGAACATGATATCCCATTTCCCATGTTAGACTTTCACCATCTACCCTTGATCAGATGTCTCGAATTCAAATTCTAGGTATAAAAAATATACCAATATGGAGCATGTCTCTTTTAAATGAGCCTTACACGGAATATTAGTTGGTGCGACAATACAAATAAGGATTCTTTATATGTATCTGGATATTAATCGGTGTCACAATATAAAGGGATTCTTTAAGACCGTGCAGGATCTAGTtttagagggtgtttggattgccTTTTGAGATGTCGAATCAAATTTTAAGCTCTTTTTAGCTTTTTTTTCCCAATGTTTGGCCAAACTAAATTGgcttaaaataagttaaaaacaGCTTAAAACAAGCAAAAAGTAATAAACTGGGCAACCCCAACTTATTACTTTTTAACTTAAAAACTATTTCTGCTGAAAAGTTACTTTTTTTAagtcaatccaaacgggctctttaGAGAATGAAAAAGGACTTAGATTGATTTGCCTATGCTCATAAATGGAAATTCCTCAATGGAACTTTGAATTAGATGtcaatagatttttatttataaaaaaatgtCAATAAAATTGAAAATTTTCTAGTTATCAATTTCACCTCTCAAGCCAACTTTTTCTATACGAATCGATATTATTCCATTCCAAATCCTTCCTAATAAATCTAGAATAGTATACTCTATTGGATATAGGTCATCAAGTGAATGCAAGAAGCCTGCAGAAGTAATTTAAAGCATCTGCAGCAAAGAAAGAATTGTATAGGGATTATTAATATTTTGCTGCTGAAAGACATGGTATGATCTTTGACTCTACCTGAATGAATTTAATGAGTTGGTCACCTCATTTTACTACAGTCAACTCAATAGATTGACTTTTAGTATGAAAATTCTCTCTATTCTTTTGTGTAGtacttttgttttttgtttttcctttttacaAAATGTTGCAATAAATGTTAGTTTCTAATGCAATAGTATTGTCCTTTTCTTGTTGTACACTGCCAATAATTTAGTACTACTGACAGATATATCATCAGGTAGCTCGGAAAACTGTTGCCACaaagtaacaaaaaaaaaaagagtttaagttatataCTTTGATAGTGTAAAGAATATTTTACactatcaaatcaaccaaaagaTATCTATAAATGTTTTCCTAAGCGgatggtctattggaaacaacctctctatcttcACAAAGATAAGGGTAATTTCTACATACACACTATTCGCCCTAGACCCCATAGTGTGGGATAATATtggatatgttgttgttgttgcaagaAATAAAAAGTAATCCGATAGTGTAAAAATTGTTTATAGTGTCAGTGAATAGTAGTTGAactcttaggggtcgtttggtatgatgaATAAGCAAAATAATCTTgggataaaaatttaataccgtTTTATTCCTTGTTTGGTTACTAATCCTGGAAAAATTATTCCAAGATTAAAAATAGTACCCAAATAACTTATACCTGTTAGAGGATAGAATACTAATCCCAGGATAAAACAGTAAAATTGATAATCCCATGATTAATACAATATACCAAAAAGTCAATAATAATACCTGGATAACTAATCACAACATAACTAATCTCAGTATAACTAATCATAACATGACTAATCTCAGCATAACTTGtgttcaaaccaaacgaccccttaaacaAAGTAGTACTATAACATCTCAAGTCCAACTAGGGGTATTAGTTTAGACAGCTTGTTAGGTTTAATCCCCATTAATTCAAGATTTAAACCTAAATTATCAGCAGCTAGTGGAGAAACAAAAGTACAATCAAGGTTTCATTTTGCAGATTTGAAGACAAACTCTATATATGTAGTAATAACAGTATTTGATTGTTGTGCACATCAGTGGATATAACAATGCAGAACTAAAGTATTTCTGTCAATCCTCATTCTGTAAAATTTCTATGTATAAACTCAGAGGTACAGTAACTAGAATAGCAGAAAACTAGAGTCATTTAATCAGAACAACAAAAGAAATAAGGGTGAAAAATTGGATGGAACAAGTTTTCCCTCTAGTAAGATCAATATGTCAGTTCTTCTGCATACTTCTATTCAGCATATTATTGAATGCAACAGTATTTGTAATTTATTTCTTTTCACTGCTATGGTTGATATACATATTGAGTTTTCACTTGAGAAATTTACCGGCAATAGCAGGTAATTGTTTATAACAAACATAATCTAATAATCTGGAGAGTAGAGTAATTGAGTAAATTAAATAATATGTTATAACATGTTAAAttacataacaacaacaacaaacaaacaacagTGGCGAAGACATGAATTTTACGAAGGATGTTCgaaatttaatatatattttcaaaaagtAATTTTTGACCTATATACGTTGTAGTATAACTTTTATATACTTAGTGTAATTTTCCGATGAAGGGTGTTCCCTCTATGTGGCTACTGAACAACAGACCCAGTGTAATTTCACAAATGGGGTCTGAAGAGGGTAGTATATACGTAAACCTTACCCATACCTTTAGTAATGCAGAGAGGTTATTTCTGGAAGACCCTCGACAACATATTTAATTTACATCAATAATGTAAATATTCTTTGTGCTGTCAACGTAGATAACTTAAATCCAAAACTCATACTATTAAGCAATTGTTGTGTCAAAACAGAAAAATACAAGGAAAGGAAAGCTCGGTGCACAAGGTATCTTGTGTTCCCGTAGGGTCCAGGGAAGGGTCGTACCCCAATGGATGCGATGTAGACAACTTATCTTAATGCAAGCATCTATGGCTCGAACCCATGACCTATAGGTCATACAGAAACAACTTTACCGTTGCCCCAATTGTCTCCGTTCGTTCAGTTGTAAGTACTCTAAAATAGatataaaacacaaagaaaagtTGCAAGCATTCCCAATACCCACTCATTTGAAATTTTTTATCACAAGGATGGCACATCTTACTCTAATTAATCAAGAAATTAAAGAGTGAAAGTTGCACATAAAGTTTCATTCAATATATTGTATCCTCTCTTATATATGTTGCTTATATTATTTTGAGCTATGTGTCTTTTACTTTGGCAATATAACAAGTTAACAACTCAATAATTAAGATACTGCAGGACGTTGAGGGTACAGAAAAAAGTCAATGTTAAATAATGTAGGGAACCTGACCCAGGCAATAAATATACCACAAGGAAACATTAATATCTCTTCAATTCATAGGGTAGAAATTGCATTTGACTTGTTGAAACAAAGAGACTAGTTAGAAAATCTTGAAGTCCCACTCAAGCAATAATAAACCACGCATTAATACCACTCTGCTGTATAGATTTACTTCTTACAGCAGTTTGAATAAGAAGTGATCATGGAATATGAGACATATATTATATAAAAAGACAGCTCGGTGCATAAAGTATTCCGCGTTCATGCAAGGTTTGGGAAAGGGTCGCACCTTAATGAGTATTATATAAAGAGTCTACCATATTGCAAGCATTAGTGGTTGCTTCCACGATTCGCGTATATTATATACTAGGAAAAGATATATATCTGAGACATGTTCTATACTAGGAAAAATTAAGCTAGCTTAATTAGTGTTAGTTTGGGACAAAGATCAAACACAAATTGGATCTAAGTAACTAAATTACAAATAGAATTAGATAAAATCTAATTTTGATCATAAAATTACATAACAACCCTTAATTAACCAGCAATTTCCCATAGAAATTAAAATGACAAGCTAAACCTACAGCATGAAAAAGCCTTTATCTTGGTACATGCATTACTAGGAAAAATTAAGGTAGCTTAATTAGTGTTAGTTTGGGACAAAGATCAAACATAAGTTGGATCTGAGCAACTAAATTGCAAATAGGATTAGACCAAATCTAATCATGATCCTAAAATCTACGAATTTCAGCATGAAAAagccttttattttttttattgtagTCAGAGGCGAATTCAGGATTTAAACTTGATGGGTTCAATCATTAATGCTTTTAGCACGATCTTGTTACACTTTTGAAATAATGAGTTCAgaatactatattttgttaaatTTCAGTGTTttcacactatatatatatatatatatatatatatatatatatatatatacactcatATCATGTTTCAAGTAAAAAATAATATGTTCAGTTGAATCCGTTCATAGCTAATTATAAGCTACATCCTCCCCTAGTTGACTTACATTAGCAAAATCCTTAGCTTAATTTAGTTTCCATCTGCATGAGCTTTGCAAAGTTTAAATTAATGGTCCCAAATACAGGTTAAGGATAAGTTTTGCCGTAATTTGACAATCAAAGTAAATATAATCTAACTTTAATGAATCTTATGAATAATAAATGGATCTAAGCAAAATGGAATATTCATATAGTTGTGCTTAACTAATTTGAGATTGAGGCGTAATTAATTCGTCTCGAGTGTTCAAAGTTTATGAAGTTCAAAGTCTTCAATCATTTCTTACAGCTAAGCTACTAACAATATAGGAGGATATCCTATTCtgacaaaattcaaaaatactagAGAAAAATCTCCAACTTTGAGAGCCGTGCTTGACCTAATTAAATCCACCTAGATATGTGAAAAAATGTACCGACTATAAACAAATGGTATAGTACTAGACTACTAGTAGTACATATTAAATCTGGAAACAGAAGAAATTAAATATCCAATTTAATCAAagataatattttttattaattttcagCACACTGTCTTTCTACATTCAAGCAGCAAAGTTCAAAATACCAGACTTTGCCATATTCCataaatcaacaaaaaaaaaaagaggagaaaaaacaGGTTGTAACATAAGATATAGTAACACAATAAAATCTAGAGTATGAAATTACAGTTTATTCCAGTCCTAATGTCTGCAGGAGAAATGATTTTCTTGGTCCAGAAACTGAAATTGATACCTGGAATTGTCCAAATAAATTGAGCTAGTGTTGTTATTACCTGCAAATGGGATTTGTACCTCGTTTGTTGTTGTAGTACTGCAGCTGATGTTGGAATTTTTGTTGTCCCAATTTTCAAGAAATCCCATGTAACAATTGTCAAAATAATCTATATTGCCTCCTCTGACTCCACTATTCTGATAATCAAATATAGAACTAATTGAAGAACTTGTACCCCCTAAATAACTTTCCATGATCCCAACATTAGCAAATTTATTTTCAAGAGATTGAGAGTTTGACCCTAATTTATTGACATTTTTAGGGTTTGCCTCATACATTTCTTTGCCCTTTTTGTGGCCTTTGATCATCATTTTTCCTTTGGTGTTCTCCCTTGCCTTTGCTCTAGGCTTCTCCTTTAACtccatttttctcaattttcgaTGATCTTCACATTCCAATATATGGGACTCACTCATTATGTTGTTTTGATCACCTATACTATTATTGATCTCTTGTGGTATGTTTCTTGAGAGCTCTTTGATGGCATTCTTGGACTTGGAAAATAACCATTCTATAGTTTTACTTGCCTTATCAAACCCTAACATGTCTTGTAGATCGAAGAATTTACGCGCTATTTGAAGTGATAATCTCATTCTTCGATCTCTCACACCTTGAGCTGTGCAAATCTTGCTATGCCTATCCTTTTTTCCTGTTCTCCTTCGAGGCTTTGCACTTAGTTTTCTCTTCTTTGATGATGGCGATACATGCTCAGCACTGGGATTTGAACTCTGGTCTTCTATGATTTTCACGTTAGCACGTCCAAATCTTGAAGTGTTAGGATCACCTTCAGTGTCATGATAGTGATCACTAGCCTCTAgctcttgttgttgttgttgttgttgatgggAAAAGATTTGGCTTAATGGGGATTCATGTTCATCAAGAAATGGAGAAGGAAAGTTATTCAAGAAAAATGGATGATCTTCTACTATTATTGAAGTTGAACTAGGGTTTTGATGATAAGCATCATGTGTATAAGAATGTTTAAGCAATTCTTGTGAGGAGTAGGAAAAAGGGTCATTGATGTTGCTTTTGGGAAACATGTATAAGGTTTTTTAAGTAGCAAAGTGTCAAAAAGTTGGTCAATCAAGCTagggttttggttatatttgcaAGTTATCAAGAAACTTTAGGTGATCTTTATTCCATAATATTGAATATGTATTTGGTGAGAGGAATAAAGCAGGAAAAGATGAAGTTGTAGGAGAGGGATAGGGTAGAGACTAGGGCTTGACTAATAACACATTTGAATGACTAAAGCAGTGgaggaagaaagaaagaaatggaATGATGGTGGAAAAATAGTTGTGGAATCCAGGAATAGATCATATTGGAAAGTGAGAAAAAAAGTTACCTATTTATATATGGGATTTTGTCAACAAATTAAATTTGGTTAGGGTATAAGGAATTTTTACACTATACTTTAACATATTCTAGCAGTTCAATTGCCTTAATTATTTTTCATATTACTAATCCCGCTTTTACAAACAGTTATCTTGTGATTACTTTTTATCGAGTAGAtgacttgaaaaataaaaattctatTAAATATCATCATATAAAAATTAACCTCATTGAATTTAGCGTGAATGGTGAACTAGAAGtgatatattttatttatattcaAGTTATACTAAAGACATAAGAAAACTTTACgtaataatatatataatttttatcaagTAATCAATTAAGTTTTCTCGTAAAAAATGTGTAAGTAATTTTATCGTGtaaatattttttgttttgtcGACGCACGAATTTAAACaataaaccttttttttttttttttgcttttaagtTTTAGAGCAAGTGGATAAGAGGGTAGACTGAATGTGAGTATGTGAAACTGCCACGTGATAGCAGGTGAGATACTGATAGTAACTGGACCTAGCTCAGGCATATGTAGGTGATTTTTTGGGGGGAAATTTACATAGTATAGTAGCGTCCAAATAATAGtcgataaatatatatatattatttttatttttttatatacataattaGTATATATAGCGTCCAAATAATAGtcgataaatatatatatattatttttatttttttatatacataattagtatatattttttttatgtatttaattgGCTGTGATTATTTTTGACTAACTAATATATTAAAAACCCTTTTTTTTTGTGGGCCTTTTGGATAGAGATCTAAGAAATTAGGGAGTAAAAGGGGTAGATGTTGCCCAAACCTATTGGTATAGCTATGAAAGCTAAAGAGTGAAGGACAATTATTAAATCAAGCAATATCAAAACTTGTTTGCTTTTAGCACCTATGGAACTTTGAAGACCTTGCTCTTTGACTACCTGTCTATATGTCACTTTCACTTCTAAATCTCTTAAGTTTTCGACTAACACTAAGGTCTTTCTTTGTTAGTTTTTGTAACCGTTCAACCTAGTGTTATTGTTCGCTCTGAACCTAGGTTCACACAGTTTTAAAACGTATTAGAGTTTAACGCTTATTTACTTATATACCTAACATTTTTCTCGTATACATTTGATGTAAAATTCTCCTATCTCTTGAAGGAAAGGTTGATCATGTTTGTTTTGCCTTGTTGAGACCAAAATAATGAGGTGTCATGCGAAAGCTAGTAAAGCaaaccttgaacgacgataaatgCCTCAATAAAAGAGGAATCTACCAAGAGAAACtcaaatatttaacgtggttcgggcAATTGACCTACGTCCATgtcggagatgagcaatccactctATAAAAGAGAGtataaaatatcgagagaacaacctcacgaagaggccaACATAAGTAACACACCAACAcctgtcccgtaaagttctcccctaaacacgactctcaaaccccatatggctacattgtgctTGCTATTAAATGAAaaggaaggatcctcaatttatagaagtcctaacattttcctacaagaaaacgGACTATCCAAATAGGGGAgatttataatttccttctataAGAAAGAAAATCCAATTATGGTAAATGTGTTGTCTTTTACTTCGAGAGATAGGAAGACCAAATGTGGTAAGAAAATTAGAACAACACCTAACACTGGGGTATCACATACACCCCCTCTTAGCTAGGGACTCAGCATCCTCGCTGAGTTTTGCCATCATTGTTCAAGGTTATACGTGGATCTAATACCATATGTGACTGCCCGGCCCACTAGCGATGTTGCCCGCTTTGGACTTAGGCCCACAAAACTTTAAAATGTGTGTCTAGAGTCTAAGGCTTGTGTACTGATATACATAGTCTCTCCCGTATTTTGTCAATATGTTCACCTAGGTGTCACAGTTTATTTAAAAAAGAATGATATagttttatattt
Coding sequences within:
- the LOC104212835 gene encoding transcription factor TCP24-like; the protein is MFPKSNINDPFSYSSQELLKHSYTHDAYHQNPSSTSIIVEDHPFFLNNFPSPFLDEHESPLSQIFSHQQQQQQQELEASDHYHDTEGDPNTSRFGRANVKIIEDQSSNPSAEHVSPSSKKRKLSAKPRRRTGKKDRHSKICTAQGVRDRRMRLSLQIARKFFDLQDMLGFDKASKTIEWLFSKSKNAIKELSRNIPQEINNSIGDQNNIMSESHILECEDHRKLRKMELKEKPRAKARENTKGKMMIKGHKKGKEMYEANPKNVNKLGSNSQSLENKFANVGIMESYLGGTSSSISSIFDYQNSGVRGGNIDYFDNCYMGFLENWDNKNSNISCSTTTTNEVQIPFAGNNNTSSIYLDNSRYQFQFLDQENHFSCRH